The following coding sequences are from one Methanofastidiosum sp. window:
- a CDS encoding DUF367 family protein, translating to MTVVKLIVYNLGQDNPKKCTAHRLLKFGEVTFVKNIKSLPNNCILLNPFSREVLSPEDVKFSKNGIVALDCSWVDAERSFDKIKSRVQGRILPFLVPSNPVNYGKPGKLSTAEAFSGALYILGETEQARKVLSTFNWGEEFFKINKELLEGYSKSKDGEEVLDFQEKYLKGIKNRKSSIGEM from the coding sequence TTGACAGTTGTGAAACTCATCGTCTATAATCTAGGCCAGGACAACCCTAAGAAATGCACCGCCCACAGGCTACTAAAATTCGGAGAAGTCACATTTGTAAAAAACATAAAGAGTTTACCAAATAATTGTATCCTCTTAAATCCCTTCTCAAGGGAAGTACTATCTCCTGAGGATGTTAAATTCTCAAAGAATGGGATCGTGGCGCTTGACTGTTCCTGGGTGGATGCAGAGAGAAGCTTTGATAAGATAAAATCAAGAGTACAGGGAAGGATTCTGCCATTTTTAGTTCCTTCAAATCCAGTAAACTATGGTAAACCTGGAAAACTATCTACGGCCGAAGCGTTCTCAGGGGCATTATATATATTAGGGGAGACAGAACAGGCCAGAAAGGTCCTATCAACCTTTAATTGGGGGGAAGAGTTTTTTAAAATTAATAAGGAATTACTAGAAGGCTATTCAAAATCTAAGGATGGAGAAGAAGTTTTAGATTTCCAAGAGAAATATTTAAAAGGGATTAAGAACAGAAAAAGTTCTATAGGGGAGATGTAA
- a CDS encoding CTAG/PCC1 family protein, whose translation MKDAKIEIIYLHKKAKDIERLLRIEENSSPFYKTRSEIKTKGDTLKITIESDDMPALRGSFNTFMNWLMAIEEGMKL comes from the coding sequence ATGAAGGATGCCAAGATTGAAATTATTTACCTCCATAAAAAAGCAAAGGATATAGAAAGGCTCCTAAGAATCGAAGAGAATAGCTCACCTTTTTACAAGACTAGATCAGAGATTAAAACAAAAGGCGATACTCTAAAAATTACAATAGAATCAGACGACATGCCCGCATTAAGAGGCTCCTTCAATACTTTCATGAACTGGCTTATGGCTATTGAAGAAGGAATGAAATTATAA
- a CDS encoding DUF99 family protein has translation MMRIKKEIRILGIDDSNFTRDDQDVLVVGALLRGGFWIDGVVSTHIERDGLNATEKITNMVLKARYKDVRAIMLKGITLAGFNLVDIEKLNQDTGLPVVVVMRRLPDHNSIEKALTNLNHKEERLEIIEKAGKIYEGKVQEDSNIFFQFKGIQEEDARELIRISSMHSNIPEPLRVSHIIATGVVKGESTKKP, from the coding sequence ATGATGCGAATAAAGAAGGAGATAAGGATACTTGGAATCGATGACTCAAATTTTACAAGGGATGATCAAGACGTTTTAGTTGTTGGTGCATTACTTAGAGGTGGCTTTTGGATTGATGGTGTTGTTAGCACCCATATTGAAAGAGACGGCCTTAATGCAACAGAAAAAATTACCAATATGGTACTTAAAGCCCGCTATAAAGATGTAAGGGCTATTATGCTGAAAGGTATCACATTGGCAGGTTTTAATCTTGTGGACATTGAAAAGTTAAATCAAGATACAGGCCTGCCCGTTGTAGTTGTTATGAGGAGATTGCCTGATCATAATTCTATAGAAAAGGCACTTACAAATCTGAATCATAAAGAAGAGAGACTTGAGATTATAGAAAAAGCCGGTAAGATCTATGAAGGTAAAGTCCAAGAGGACTCAAATATTTTCTTTCAGTTCAAAGGAATTCAAGAGGAAGATGCAAGAGAATTAATCAGGATTTCATCGATGCACTCAAATATTCCAGAGCCTCTAAGAGTATCCCATATTATCGCAACAGGAGTTGTTAAAGGTGAGTCAACAAAGAAGCCCTAA
- a CDS encoding peptidyl-prolyl cis-trans isomerase, which produces MVKEVHAAHILVKSEVLAKEILEKVNRGDNFSELAKKFSQCPSGKKGGDLGFFSRQKMVKEFEKAAFEGNVGSVVGPVKTQFGWHLIKILEKK; this is translated from the coding sequence ATGGTAAAAGAAGTACATGCGGCACATATATTAGTCAAATCCGAAGTTTTAGCCAAAGAAATTCTCGAAAAAGTAAACAGAGGAGATAATTTTTCAGAGCTTGCAAAGAAATTCTCCCAATGCCCCTCGGGTAAAAAGGGAGGGGATCTAGGATTTTTCTCAAGACAGAAGATGGTAAAAGAATTTGAGAAGGCGGCCTTTGAAGGAAACGTTGGATCTGTAGTTGGGCCTGTAAAGACACAGTTTGGTTGGCATCTGATTAAAATATTGGAAAAGAAATAA
- a CDS encoding HAD-IB family phosphatase, with protein sequence MVGAIVFDLDGVLIESHSSWERLHEYFGADEEKRKENMSRYFSEEIDYGQWIREDVSLWKRNGRLPHKSEVENALKNYVFIDGARECIQILKESELKLFIISAGIDLLAQNAGRELGIHDIWANGFQYNEKGYLTGEDFWRVDLLRKDIVINKIMEKNNFKKEEIVSIGDSKYDIPMFNLSGLSIAFDPKDEEVKKKADVTICERNLLRILDYIKL encoded by the coding sequence ATGGTCGGTGCTATAGTCTTTGATCTAGACGGGGTGCTTATTGAATCCCATTCCTCGTGGGAAAGGCTCCATGAATATTTCGGTGCAGATGAGGAAAAGAGGAAGGAAAATATGAGCCGATATTTTTCGGAAGAAATAGACTATGGCCAATGGATAAGGGAAGACGTTTCTTTGTGGAAAAGAAATGGGCGCCTCCCTCACAAAAGCGAAGTTGAGAATGCCCTTAAGAATTATGTTTTTATTGATGGGGCTAGAGAATGCATTCAAATCTTAAAGGAAAGTGAATTAAAACTTTTTATTATTTCTGCAGGTATTGATTTGTTAGCCCAAAATGCAGGAAGGGAATTGGGCATACATGATATTTGGGCCAATGGATTTCAGTATAATGAAAAAGGATATCTCACAGGAGAGGATTTCTGGCGAGTTGACCTATTAAGGAAGGATATCGTAATTAACAAGATTATGGAGAAAAATAACTTTAAAAAAGAAGAGATAGTTTCAATTGGGGATTCAAAATATGACATCCCGATGTTTAATTTATCAGGTTTATCAATTGCATTTGATCCAAAAGATGAAGAAGTAAAAAAGAAAGCTGATGTTACTATCTGTGAAAGAAACCTTTTAAGGATTTTAGATTATATTAAGTTATGA
- the aroF gene encoding 3-deoxy-7-phosphoheptulonate synthase, whose product MIVIMKMGVEEIQVQETIKRIKDLGFNTHLSQGENRTIIGVIGDVSSIDESDIERLRATPYIEEVVRVSKPYKLVSRDFNKENTVIKVDGIEIGGKKIVVMAGPCTVESEDQIINIAREVKSSGATILRGGAFKPRTAPKDFQGLGEKGLKFLLEAKDETGLPIVTEVMDTRDVQLVSEYADILQVGTRNMQNYALLKELGKCDKPVLLKRGMWATLKEFLSAAEYILAGGNENVMLCERGIRTFSDFTRNTLDLSIVPVLKAESHLPVIVDPSHGTGRRDIVKPMALAAIACGADGVAIEAHTDPEKAISDADQTISTADLHALMGEIKYISRMFGREI is encoded by the coding sequence ATGATTGTGATAATGAAGATGGGAGTAGAAGAAATCCAAGTCCAAGAAACTATCAAAAGAATAAAAGATCTTGGTTTTAATACTCACCTATCGCAGGGAGAGAATAGAACCATAATAGGTGTAATCGGAGATGTATCTTCGATTGATGAAAGTGACATTGAAAGATTAAGGGCGACACCTTACATAGAGGAAGTTGTACGTGTATCAAAACCTTACAAACTTGTTTCTAGAGATTTCAACAAAGAAAATACCGTCATAAAAGTAGATGGCATCGAAATAGGTGGAAAAAAGATTGTCGTAATGGCGGGCCCATGTACAGTAGAAAGCGAAGATCAGATTATTAATATAGCAAGAGAGGTAAAAAGTTCAGGAGCCACTATTTTAAGAGGAGGTGCATTCAAGCCACGTACAGCACCTAAAGATTTCCAGGGTCTTGGAGAAAAAGGCTTGAAATTTTTACTAGAGGCAAAAGATGAAACTGGACTTCCAATCGTGACTGAAGTCATGGACACACGAGATGTACAACTTGTATCTGAATATGCAGACATACTACAAGTTGGAACTAGAAATATGCAGAACTACGCTTTACTAAAAGAGCTTGGAAAATGCGATAAGCCTGTTCTTCTTAAAAGGGGGATGTGGGCCACATTGAAAGAGTTTCTATCAGCTGCAGAGTATATTCTTGCGGGCGGAAATGAAAACGTCATGCTTTGTGAACGAGGTATCAGGACATTTTCAGATTTCACAAGAAATACCTTGGATCTAAGCATAGTACCAGTATTGAAGGCTGAAAGCCATCTACCCGTGATTGTCGATCCAAGTCATGGCACTGGTAGAAGAGATATTGTAAAACCTATGGCCCTTGCTGCAATTGCATGTGGTGCAGATGGTGTGGCCATTGAAGCACACACAGATCCAGAGAAAGCTATAAGTGATGCAGATCAAACAATAAGCACTGCTGACCTTCATGCATTGATGGGAGAAATAAAATATATATCTAGAATGTTTGGACGGGAAATATAG
- a CDS encoding 50S ribosomal protein L40e, translating to MKNELAEKRLFHVKICMKCNARNPWKAESCRKCGYAGLRGKAKESRV from the coding sequence ATGAAGAACGAGTTAGCAGAAAAGAGACTTTTTCATGTAAAAATTTGCATGAAATGTAACGCGAGAAATCCATGGAAAGCTGAAAGTTGCAGAAAGTGTGGATACGCAGGATTGAGAGGAAAAGCAAAAGAATCAAGAGTATAA
- a CDS encoding PHP domain-containing protein — MCKVDTHVHTKYSGNSKRIPVIPDCISRPEKILKYADKRGIDFLAITDHDTIRGGIETEKLAPSRIIVGEEISTSDGELLGLFLNETIPPNLSAEESIDMIRDQGGLAIVPHPYSVICPCFKDLIHKLNIDGIEVFNAFHRDGILNRKASEENKMIKNASIAGSDAHTERMVGNAYTLFKGDTIEDFYKTVKKKKTIPQGHVTSMMQTILWSWNTGYYIMKRSMKNILQGNQIKKNTGLFIGSGVSVIPVVPIITAFVLNRYHDKKVKKNYPWESFMFSYMEHKKKIL, encoded by the coding sequence ATGTGCAAAGTTGATACACATGTCCACACAAAATATTCTGGAAATTCTAAAAGAATTCCTGTTATTCCAGATTGTATTTCTAGGCCTGAGAAAATATTAAAATATGCGGATAAGAGAGGGATAGACTTCCTAGCTATAACTGACCACGATACTATAAGGGGGGGTATCGAAACAGAAAAACTCGCACCGTCGAGGATAATAGTCGGCGAAGAAATATCAACATCAGATGGTGAGTTACTTGGACTTTTCTTGAATGAGACTATCCCGCCAAATTTATCTGCAGAAGAATCAATAGATATGATAAGAGATCAAGGAGGTCTTGCTATTGTACCACATCCCTATAGCGTGATATGCCCTTGCTTTAAGGACCTAATACATAAATTAAATATTGATGGAATTGAAGTATTCAATGCTTTTCATAGAGATGGCATATTAAATAGAAAAGCTTCAGAAGAAAACAAGATGATAAAAAATGCCTCAATTGCGGGTAGTGACGCACATACAGAAAGAATGGTCGGTAATGCCTACACTCTGTTTAAAGGTGACACTATAGAAGATTTCTACAAAACTGTAAAAAAGAAAAAGACAATTCCCCAAGGACATGTAACCTCAATGATGCAAACAATATTATGGAGCTGGAATACTGGGTATTATATAATGAAGAGGTCTATGAAAAATATCTTGCAGGGAAATCAAATAAAAAAGAATACAGGACTTTTTATCGGCTCTGGTGTTTCTGTAATCCCTGTTGTTCCAATAATAACGGCATTTGTTCTAAATCGCTACCATGATAAAAAAGTAAAAAAGAACTATCCCTGGGAATCTTTTATGTTTTCTTATATGGAGCATAAAAAAAAGATTTTATAA
- the aroF gene encoding 3-deoxy-7-phosphoheptulonate synthase, translating to MIVIMKAKAEEEDVNRVIDTIQSLGLRTQLNLGAERMVVAVIGDISKIGEDNFFRIRAMKGVENTVFVSKPYKLVSKDFKKEQTIIDVDGVKIGGKKIVVFAGPCSVENREQIMEVAEKIKKAGASMIRGGAFKPRTSPKDFQGLGEEGLKILYEAKEETGLPIVTEIMDARDVALLSEYADILQVGTRNMQNYTLLKELGKCDKPVLLKRGMWATMSEFLGAAEYIMNGGNENVILCERGIRTFSDYSRNTLDLSIIPAIKDESHLPIISDPSHGTGRRSLVLPMAKASVACGADGLLIETHPDPDRAISDADQTISLSAFSKLMEDVKQIAKAVGREI from the coding sequence ATGATTGTTATAATGAAAGCAAAGGCTGAGGAGGAGGATGTCAATAGAGTTATAGATACAATCCAATCACTTGGCCTTAGGACGCAGTTGAATTTGGGTGCCGAAAGAATGGTAGTTGCCGTAATAGGTGACATTAGTAAGATTGGAGAAGATAACTTCTTCAGGATCAGGGCAATGAAAGGTGTAGAAAACACCGTATTTGTTTCAAAGCCTTACAAATTAGTTTCAAAAGACTTCAAAAAAGAGCAGACCATAATAGATGTAGATGGAGTAAAGATCGGCGGAAAAAAGATTGTTGTATTCGCAGGCCCATGTTCAGTTGAGAACAGAGAACAGATAATGGAAGTCGCCGAGAAGATAAAAAAAGCAGGCGCTAGCATGATAAGGGGCGGCGCATTCAAACCACGTACATCACCCAAAGATTTCCAGGGGCTTGGAGAAGAAGGATTAAAAATACTTTACGAGGCAAAGGAAGAAACAGGTCTCCCAATTGTAACAGAAATTATGGATGCTAGAGATGTAGCTCTTTTATCTGAATATGCAGACATATTGCAAGTTGGAACTAGAAACATGCAAAATTACACTTTACTAAAAGAACTTGGAAAATGCGATAAGCCTGTTCTTCTTAAAAGGGGGATGTGGGCAACAATGTCGGAATTTCTTGGAGCGGCAGAGTACATAATGAACGGGGGAAACGAGAATGTTATATTGTGTGAAAGAGGTATTCGAACTTTCTCTGATTACTCGAGGAATACTCTAGATCTTAGTATAATTCCTGCCATAAAAGATGAAAGTCATCTGCCTATAATATCTGATCCAAGTCATGGTACTGGCAGAAGAAGTTTAGTCTTGCCTATGGCAAAAGCATCAGTTGCCTGTGGAGCAGATGGATTATTAATAGAAACACACCCTGATCCAGATAGGGCAATAAGTGATGCAGATCAAACTATTTCTTTAAGTGCTTTTTCGAAACTTATGGAAGATGTAAAACAGATAGCAAAAGCAGTTGGGAGGGAGATATAA
- a CDS encoding M48 family metalloprotease — protein MWLQMKMYMLIGLMFAILYGFLLFVGAAVGYSGQSFINYSVILALGMMFVQYMIGPKMVESSMKVRYITEGENPKLYRMVEEQARKAGLKKTPKVGICPTPMPNAFAFGRSKGDARVCVTEGITNLLSEDELKAVVGHEISHVKHSDMAIITLLSAVPMIAYYMYMSSMYSGRTGTSNDRNAGGTAMIGIIALVVYFITNLLVMYGSRIREYYADKGSTELGNEPHQLASALYKLTYGTAKTPKREVQRIEGIKAFFMNDPTKAMGDFNELTEVDRDMSGTIDRHELEAVRHGGVRVGTSASIMELMSTHPNMLKRIKHLSKLAK, from the coding sequence ATGTGGCTTCAGATGAAAATGTATATGTTAATTGGATTAATGTTTGCCATACTATATGGTTTTTTACTTTTTGTAGGGGCTGCCGTTGGTTATTCAGGCCAGAGTTTTATTAATTACTCAGTTATTTTAGCACTGGGAATGATGTTTGTACAGTATATGATTGGCCCAAAGATGGTTGAATCATCAATGAAGGTCAGATATATTACTGAAGGAGAGAATCCAAAGCTTTACAGAATGGTTGAAGAGCAAGCTAGAAAAGCAGGTCTAAAGAAAACACCTAAAGTAGGAATATGTCCAACTCCGATGCCAAACGCATTTGCATTTGGGAGATCAAAAGGTGATGCAAGAGTATGTGTTACAGAAGGTATTACAAATTTACTTTCAGAAGATGAACTTAAGGCTGTGGTGGGGCACGAAATTTCTCATGTTAAGCATAGTGACATGGCAATAATTACTTTACTTAGTGCTGTTCCAATGATAGCCTATTACATGTATATGTCTTCGATGTACAGTGGAAGAACTGGTACAAGTAATGACAGGAATGCCGGGGGAACAGCTATGATTGGAATAATAGCATTAGTTGTCTACTTTATCACAAATCTATTAGTGATGTATGGGTCAAGGATAAGGGAATACTATGCAGACAAAGGAAGCACAGAACTAGGAAATGAACCGCATCAATTAGCATCCGCCCTTTACAAACTTACATACGGTACTGCAAAAACACCAAAAAGAGAAGTACAGAGAATAGAAGGAATCAAAGCGTTCTTCATGAATGATCCAACTAAGGCGATGGGCGATTTTAATGAGCTCACTGAAGTTGACAGAGACATGAGCGGCACTATTGACAGACATGAACTTGAAGCTGTAAGGCATGGTGGAGTTAGAGTAGGTACTTCTGCTAGCATAATGGAGCTAATGAGTACACACCCCAATATGCTTAAAAGAATAAAGCATCTCTCAAAACTTGCAAAATAG
- a CDS encoding methylmalonyl-CoA mutase family protein, producing MFDIIVLASLKEKIDYWKKEKYSKVIARFPERRKEFSTLSDIPVDVQYTPLDIIDFDYTKDLGNAGEYPYTRGVQPNMFRGKLWTMRQYAGFGSAEETNRRYKYLLSEGQTGLSVAFDLPTQIGYDSDNEMSYGEVGKVGVAIDSLEDMETLFDGIPLDKVSTSMTINSTAVILLAMYIAVGEKQGVAPDKLRGTIQNDILKEYVARGTYIFPPKESMRIITDIFEYCTKNLPEWNTISISGYHIREAGATAAQEVAFTLADGIAYVEAAIKAGLQIDEFGKRLSFFFNSHNNFIEEIAKFRAARRIWARLMKERFDAKDPKAMMLRFHTQTGGSTLTAQQPENNIIRVTMQALAAVLGGTQSLHTNSMDEALALPSEKAVTIALRTQHIIAHETGVADTVDPFAGSYYVEYLTNKIEEEVNKYFDKIDSLGGMVKSIEGGYVQKEIQDSAYKYQKAIEKKDLIVVGLNKFTMEEKLPEELLKLNPEVEKIQIKKIKELKARRDNAKVKILLEKIEEAARCDKNLVPLIIEAVKAYATLGEISDSLRKVFGEYKSSVIL from the coding sequence ATGTTTGATATCATTGTTTTAGCCAGTCTTAAGGAGAAAATTGATTACTGGAAGAAAGAGAAGTATTCAAAGGTCATAGCTAGATTTCCAGAAAGAAGAAAAGAATTTTCTACGTTGTCTGATATACCTGTTGATGTTCAATACACGCCTCTTGATATTATTGATTTTGATTATACAAAAGATCTTGGTAATGCCGGAGAGTATCCTTACACTAGAGGTGTACAACCAAATATGTTCAGAGGAAAACTCTGGACAATGAGGCAATACGCGGGATTCGGTTCTGCAGAGGAAACAAACAGGAGATACAAGTATCTTTTGTCAGAAGGGCAAACTGGGCTTTCAGTTGCATTTGACCTTCCTACTCAAATAGGCTATGATTCAGATAATGAGATGAGCTATGGTGAAGTTGGTAAGGTTGGAGTTGCCATCGATTCACTTGAGGACATGGAAACTCTTTTTGATGGAATTCCACTCGATAAAGTTTCTACTTCAATGACTATTAACTCAACAGCTGTAATACTCCTTGCGATGTATATTGCCGTTGGTGAGAAACAGGGAGTTGCACCTGATAAACTTAGAGGAACTATACAAAATGATATTCTAAAAGAATATGTAGCAAGAGGAACATATATCTTTCCACCAAAAGAATCGATGCGGATAATCACTGATATTTTTGAATACTGCACAAAAAATCTACCAGAATGGAATACTATTAGTATTAGTGGCTATCACATCAGGGAAGCTGGCGCAACTGCAGCTCAAGAAGTTGCATTTACACTTGCTGATGGAATTGCTTATGTTGAGGCTGCCATAAAAGCAGGATTGCAGATTGATGAATTTGGCAAAAGGCTATCGTTCTTTTTTAATTCGCATAACAACTTCATAGAGGAAATTGCTAAGTTTAGGGCCGCAAGAAGAATATGGGCAAGATTGATGAAGGAAAGATTTGACGCAAAAGACCCAAAAGCTATGATGCTTAGGTTTCACACCCAAACTGGAGGTAGTACACTCACAGCACAGCAACCTGAAAATAATATTATACGAGTTACCATGCAGGCATTAGCAGCTGTTCTTGGTGGAACACAATCCCTTCATACAAACTCAATGGATGAGGCACTTGCTCTGCCTTCAGAGAAAGCTGTTACAATTGCCCTTAGAACTCAACACATAATTGCGCATGAAACTGGAGTTGCAGATACAGTAGATCCATTTGCGGGCTCATACTATGTTGAATATCTAACAAATAAGATAGAAGAGGAAGTGAATAAGTACTTTGATAAGATTGACTCTCTTGGCGGAATGGTAAAATCTATCGAAGGAGGCTACGTGCAGAAAGAGATTCAAGACAGTGCTTACAAATATCAAAAAGCCATTGAAAAAAAGGATTTGATAGTTGTTGGTCTTAACAAATTTACTATGGAAGAAAAACTTCCTGAAGAACTTCTAAAGTTAAATCCTGAAGTAGAAAAGATTCAAATTAAAAAAATAAAAGAATTGAAAGCGAGAAGAGATAATGCCAAGGTTAAAATACTTTTGGAGAAAATTGAAGAGGCAGCAAGATGCGATAAAAATCTCGTGCCCTTAATAATTGAAGCTGTAAAAGCTTACGCAACACTCGGAGAGATAAGCGATAGTTTAAGAAAAGTATTTGGCGAATACAAATCTTCAGTTATTTTATAA
- a CDS encoding chorismate mutase, giving the protein MERSLETLREEINRIDENIICLLSRRMDVSKKIAALKKIRGISVEDRDREKILFLKLGIEARRNDLDEEFVSEVFGAIVSHSKLIQNKILEEQK; this is encoded by the coding sequence ATGGAGCGCTCTTTAGAGACTCTTAGAGAAGAAATTAACAGGATCGATGAGAATATTATATGTCTGTTGTCAAGAAGAATGGACGTATCAAAAAAGATTGCTGCCCTGAAAAAAATCAGGGGCATTTCAGTAGAGGATAGAGATAGAGAGAAAATACTTTTTCTTAAACTTGGAATCGAGGCTAGAAGAAATGATCTAGATGAAGAGTTCGTTTCGGAAGTCTTTGGAGCAATTGTTTCCCATTCAAAACTTATTCAAAATAAGATATTGGAGGAACAAAAATGA
- a CDS encoding HAD family hydrolase has translation MDIKAIVFDVDGVLLDSFESWFTSFNQTLVEFGKDTVDRQTYRKIFWGPSVEEDLKRYGLGNDAVEAALRNQRNNVHLIKLCEQVHETLSSLKEFKLGVATNTPRINLDKTFNYFDLYKYFEIVMCLDDVKRPKPHPDMLLKASEILKVPINNVLFVGDTKSDMAAAKGAGCQFIGIKIGDKKVDGIKDLMPILYS, from the coding sequence ATGGATATAAAAGCTATTGTTTTCGATGTTGACGGCGTTCTACTTGACTCTTTTGAAAGCTGGTTTACATCTTTTAATCAGACTTTAGTTGAATTTGGAAAGGATACAGTAGATCGGCAGACTTACAGAAAGATATTCTGGGGCCCTTCAGTTGAAGAAGATCTAAAGAGATATGGTCTTGGAAATGATGCAGTTGAAGCTGCGCTTAGAAATCAAAGAAATAATGTTCATTTAATCAAGCTATGTGAACAAGTTCATGAAACTTTATCTTCCTTGAAAGAATTCAAACTAGGAGTTGCAACTAATACACCGAGAATAAATCTGGATAAAACTTTTAATTATTTCGATCTTTACAAATATTTTGAGATTGTGATGTGTCTTGATGATGTAAAGCGACCAAAACCACACCCAGACATGCTTCTAAAAGCATCAGAAATTCTAAAAGTCCCAATTAATAATGTGTTATTTGTAGGAGATACAAAATCTGATATGGCTGCAGCTAAAGGTGCTGGATGCCAGTTCATAGGGATAAAAATAGGAGATAAAAAAGTTGATGGAATAAAAGATTTAATGCCTATTTTATACTCTTGA
- a CDS encoding DUF531 domain-containing protein produces MSQQRSPKGKVTICIVNTYDKLKWHDIHSRNIARAAPLCYYTGFDLCLFDFPFKEDYKEFLLKEVKENTTIGDGGKYIEELIKHGKLVATDDPNKLKGVFISTTSKPEKSCDLGTVARNIREGDDSVLFIGLGRRGLPREIRKMTTHHLDITGEGISLETCAAIGFIIGRLFEKINL; encoded by the coding sequence GTGAGTCAACAAAGAAGCCCTAAAGGAAAAGTTACAATCTGTATTGTAAACACTTATGATAAATTGAAATGGCACGATATCCATTCTAGAAATATTGCAAGAGCGGCTCCCTTATGCTATTATACTGGATTTGACCTGTGTCTTTTTGATTTTCCCTTCAAAGAGGATTACAAAGAGTTTCTTTTGAAAGAGGTAAAGGAGAACACCACCATAGGAGATGGTGGGAAGTATATTGAAGAGCTTATCAAACACGGTAAACTGGTAGCTACTGATGACCCTAACAAGCTAAAAGGTGTTTTCATATCTACGACTTCAAAGCCAGAAAAGAGTTGTGATTTGGGTACCGTAGCTAGGAATATTCGGGAAGGCGATGATTCTGTTTTATTTATTGGGCTTGGTAGGCGAGGTCTTCCAAGAGAGATTAGAAAGATGACAACACATCACCTTGATATAACTGGTGAAGGTATATCTCTTGAAACATGCGCTGCAATTGGTTTTATTATCGGGAGACTTTTCGAAAAGATAAATTTATAA
- a CDS encoding DMT family transporter, whose product MKLKTFLELLALVLIWSGSWIAIKWGLTEIPPYSLAFFRFLIACPVIVAITYYLEGSKSLRINKNEIIKFSILGLLGVTLVHAIQVYALKFTSAINSSILINFNVPFIAIFAMMFLGEAFNKKTAFGIFVSFIGAVIIVVNGSLSGFQKINIGDILIILTGIFWAAYSVAGKRTMEQRTPLAMTSLSFLFGTIFLFPMALFESRFSFIGEVTLVGVGSVLYLSLLCSVYAYICWNRSMKCEKASNVAMFLYFVPVVTAIMAWFLLGEVITIFTVLGGILVIFGVYLAER is encoded by the coding sequence ATGAAATTAAAAACATTCCTAGAGTTACTAGCTTTAGTCCTAATTTGGTCTGGATCATGGATTGCTATAAAGTGGGGATTAACAGAAATCCCTCCTTATTCTCTTGCTTTCTTTAGATTTCTTATTGCTTGCCCCGTGATTGTTGCAATTACATACTATCTTGAAGGTAGCAAAAGCCTAAGAATTAATAAAAATGAAATTATTAAATTTTCGATTCTTGGCCTTCTTGGTGTAACACTAGTACATGCAATTCAAGTATACGCTTTAAAATTTACATCTGCAATAAACTCATCGATTCTGATAAATTTCAATGTCCCTTTCATCGCAATCTTTGCTATGATGTTTCTTGGTGAAGCATTTAACAAAAAGACGGCTTTTGGAATATTTGTTTCATTTATTGGTGCAGTCATAATTGTAGTCAACGGTTCACTTTCAGGATTTCAGAAAATCAATATTGGAGATATCCTAATAATATTAACGGGTATTTTCTGGGCAGCATATTCAGTTGCTGGAAAAAGGACAATGGAACAAAGAACACCGCTTGCGATGACTTCATTATCATTTCTATTTGGTACTATTTTTTTGTTTCCAATGGCATTATTTGAATCTAGATTTTCTTTCATTGGTGAGGTCACACTGGTAGGTGTAGGCTCTGTGTTATACCTCTCCCTTTTATGCTCAGTATACGCATACATATGCTGGAACAGATCAATGAAATGTGAAAAAGCCTCCAATGTTGCAATGTTTTTATACTTCGTCCCAGTTGTTACTGCAATAATGGCTTGGTTTCTCCTTGGAGAGGTAATTACAATATTCACAGTGCTTGGTGGAATACTTGTAATCTTTGGGGTGTACCTTGCTGAAAGATAG